The following coding sequences are from one Rhodothermia bacterium window:
- a CDS encoding elongation factor G: MKVYDADHTRNIALVGHSGSGKTTIAEAMLYNAGVINRMGSVEEGNTVSDYHKSEQDRQMSIFTSILHTEWQEHKINIFDTPGYLDFTGEVISALKVVDTAVFVIDGVAGVQVGTEVAWQFAKDFETPAMFLINALDKEESSFEARIAEIQERFGRGAAIVQVAAGQGTRSIIDVLLMKYITFPEGSREMVVQDIPEQFKERADQLHNELIESIAENDEGLMELYFEEGTLTEDQMREGLHKSMLKRELFPVFVCSGKYNIGITRFMQFVDKTCPRPSEMPPPAMASGAPIMPEASGTPVAFIFRTMAEEHVGEYSFFRVYHGTIETGMDLENAQTREVERLGQIYSLNGKQRDTVQKIVAGDIGAVVKLKNTHTNNTLRAKGTEFEIQPITFPNPRFVEAVVTNKQGEEDKLAQGLHRLHEEDPSLVVVHDADLRQTLLGGQGNMHLDVAKDRLLNQFKVGVQFKKPKVGYRETVTKQARAQYRHKKQTGGAGQFADISMLVEPLLGEFVPPPDIQPRNVAVIETAWGSKIEFIDAIVGGVIDMRRFFGAIQKGVSERLQTGPMAGYPVGDVRVVIYYGGMHAVDSNENAFKTAAKMCFIQAFKDAAPVLLEPIHEVTVTVPDIFMGDVMGDLNTRRARILGMESVGALQAITALTPQSELYHYSTDLRSITQGRGIHKESFHSYENVPRNEQEKIIAAAEKIKDEE, encoded by the coding sequence ATGAAAGTCTATGATGCAGATCATACGCGGAATATCGCTTTGGTTGGACACTCCGGCAGCGGCAAGACCACCATCGCCGAGGCCATGCTCTACAACGCAGGTGTCATCAACCGGATGGGCAGTGTTGAAGAAGGGAATACCGTCAGCGATTACCACAAGAGCGAACAAGATCGCCAAATGTCCATCTTTACGTCCATTCTACATACCGAATGGCAAGAACACAAAATCAACATTTTTGATACACCCGGTTATTTGGATTTTACAGGGGAAGTCATCTCCGCCTTAAAGGTGGTGGACACTGCTGTATTTGTCATTGATGGGGTCGCGGGCGTACAAGTCGGAACCGAAGTTGCATGGCAGTTCGCCAAGGATTTCGAAACTCCAGCCATGTTTCTAATTAATGCGTTAGACAAAGAAGAGTCCAGTTTCGAAGCCCGTATCGCTGAAATTCAAGAGCGCTTTGGCCGAGGTGCTGCCATTGTTCAAGTGGCTGCCGGACAAGGAACACGCTCCATCATTGATGTTTTGTTGATGAAGTACATCACCTTCCCTGAAGGCTCTCGCGAAATGGTGGTGCAAGACATCCCCGAACAGTTTAAAGAACGGGCAGATCAGCTCCACAATGAGCTAATCGAAAGCATTGCCGAAAACGACGAAGGGTTGATGGAACTCTATTTTGAAGAAGGAACCCTTACCGAAGACCAAATGCGCGAGGGCTTACATAAGTCTATGCTCAAACGGGAACTTTTCCCCGTTTTTGTATGCAGTGGCAAGTACAACATTGGCATTACCCGCTTCATGCAATTTGTGGACAAAACCTGCCCACGACCCTCCGAAATGCCCCCTCCGGCAATGGCCTCCGGCGCACCCATTATGCCCGAAGCCAGTGGCACACCTGTGGCCTTTATCTTCCGTACCATGGCCGAAGAACATGTAGGTGAGTACTCTTTCTTCCGTGTATATCATGGAACCATCGAGACCGGTATGGATTTGGAAAATGCACAAACCCGCGAAGTTGAACGCCTCGGACAAATTTATTCCCTGAATGGCAAACAGCGCGATACCGTTCAGAAAATTGTGGCCGGGGATATTGGCGCCGTCGTTAAACTCAAAAACACCCATACCAACAATACCTTGCGGGCTAAAGGGACGGAGTTCGAAATCCAACCCATTACCTTCCCAAACCCACGATTCGTGGAGGCCGTTGTAACCAATAAACAAGGGGAGGAAGACAAATTGGCGCAGGGCCTACATCGTTTACACGAAGAAGACCCGTCTCTGGTCGTGGTTCACGATGCAGATTTGCGCCAAACCCTGCTGGGAGGACAAGGCAATATGCACCTCGATGTTGCAAAAGACCGCTTACTCAACCAATTTAAGGTCGGTGTACAGTTCAAAAAGCCCAAAGTCGGCTACCGAGAAACGGTTACCAAACAGGCAAGGGCGCAATACCGCCACAAAAAACAAACAGGTGGCGCAGGTCAGTTTGCCGATATTTCGATGCTGGTGGAGCCATTGTTGGGGGAATTTGTCCCTCCGCCCGATATTCAGCCCCGTAATGTTGCCGTTATCGAAACTGCATGGGGATCCAAAATCGAATTTATTGACGCAATTGTAGGGGGCGTAATTGATATGCGGCGCTTTTTTGGTGCTATCCAAAAAGGGGTAAGCGAGCGCCTGCAAACCGGCCCAATGGCAGGTTATCCCGTTGGCGATGTGCGGGTAGTCATTTATTATGGCGGGATGCACGCCGTGGATTCTAACGAAAACGCCTTTAAGACTGCTGCAAAAATGTGCTTTATTCAAGCTTTTAAAGACGCCGCACCCGTACTCTTGGAACCAATCCACGAAGTAACTGTGACCGTGCCCGACATTTTTATGGGCGATGTGATGGGCGACCTTAATACCCGCCGCGCCCGTATATTGGGCATGGAATCCGTTGGCGCATTACAGGCAATAACGGCACTAACTCCTCAATCGGAGTTATACCACTATTCTACCGATTTGCGCTCAATCACTCAAGGACGCGGCATTCATAAAGAATCTTTCCATTCCTACGAAAATGTACCCCGTAACGAACAGGAAAAGATCATTGCCGCTGCCGAGAAAATCAAAGACGAGGAATAA
- the cmr1 gene encoding type III-B CRISPR module RAMP protein Cmr1, translating to MFLNGADGETPELRPSSLKGAMRFWWRALNGHLQFTDRTETRNDKTTVLNTGLKTRETLIFGGAGGGKAAQRSSFSIQMRPKEMSVEQEAFVPHKQNMKAKAFKVDSTFEVIFRFPKEYRVCVVENGKEIEIFNQEKLDALFRLTCILGGLGKRVRRGMGSIGIETISLENIYNYISILSPHYSIKNNSIINTFRGGTPSYGLIEKIEIGNSTELKSYLERISYATHTIKLKYKEAYEVSMGHASKGRYASPVFASIGKGSYIPVITTLKLAPERNKDIASLRIQDEFKDLVIK from the coding sequence ATGTTTCTAAATGGAGCAGACGGGGAGACACCGGAACTACGTCCTTCCAGTTTAAAGGGAGCCATGCGTTTTTGGTGGCGGGCTTTAAATGGTCATTTACAATTTACGGATCGAACAGAGACACGCAACGACAAGACCACTGTACTCAATACAGGCTTGAAAACCCGCGAAACTCTAATTTTTGGAGGCGCAGGCGGCGGCAAAGCAGCACAACGCAGTTCCTTTTCGATTCAGATGCGGCCCAAAGAGATGTCTGTAGAGCAAGAAGCTTTCGTACCCCATAAACAAAACATGAAAGCTAAAGCATTTAAGGTTGATTCCACTTTTGAGGTCATCTTTAGATTCCCAAAAGAGTATCGTGTCTGTGTGGTAGAAAACGGAAAGGAAATCGAAATATTTAACCAAGAGAAATTAGATGCCTTATTTCGACTCACGTGTATTCTTGGAGGCTTAGGAAAAAGAGTTCGAAGGGGAATGGGGAGCATAGGTATAGAAACTATATCATTGGAAAATATTTACAATTACATTTCTATTTTATCACCACACTACTCTATAAAAAACAACTCAATCATCAATACATTCAGAGGAGGGACGCCAAGCTATGGTTTAATTGAAAAAATTGAAATCGGGAACTCAACAGAGCTTAAGTCCTATCTTGAAAGAATAAGCTATGCCACACATACAATTAAGTTAAAATATAAAGAAGCATATGAAGTCTCTATGGGACATGCCTCTAAAGGGAGGTATGCATCTCCAGTATTTGCTTCTATTGGTAAAGGCTCATATATCCCTGTAATTACAACACTTAAATTAGCTCCTGAAAGGAACAAAGATATTGCAAGTTTGAGGATCCAAGACGAATTTAAAGACTTAGTAATTAAATAA
- a CDS encoding AAA family ATPase yields the protein MREVISKKLPFQIKDVQLQNFRGFGNFQLAAIDTEDTEDTEDTEDTEDTEDTEDTEHNISALVAENGNGKTTILDIISELLNLFLFETILEANYVPNIKPSDIRNDSLVANGSIKILAEYYTHNTDILELCSNIIEHICSIEFIVDILSEHSNQIASIKAEFDNTWRLLFTIKDLISFEDSISFEIESTADISNNLSNIQSKYVNISSIEICEYINSKWVPLFDLIEPTNKRNEIELKFELNKNNFKVTDEFTKFTFNYNNQKATKEQHLPEVSKLKDNLERNIGSLWAYNLSHKFKPQDIVFIYQGDMPITTTHQDLRWKEELSIADVYLNTLNKDRFILSDFNDWLFSLWIDNKNMFESIKEIIIDFLNVNIFNKYTSLFFEKNYLMIKKSTTTSKGGDSEISFEIHKLSTGELHYIGIIGELLMKSSPFIKVNSENIKTDLEKLSGVVLIDEIDMHLHPQWQTHICEKLESFFPKIHFILSTHSLYVINNIPAKNIYILNDFTSQNAPRSYGQPIEFISDEIMNTRTSVFKEDFNDIYQHISNRKIDKAENLIAEIENKIRKYESDSNLTNSELIKLKSIIDRIKLLEK from the coding sequence ATGCGTGAAGTAATTTCTAAAAAATTGCCATTTCAAATCAAAGATGTTCAGCTACAAAACTTCCGTGGCTTTGGTAATTTCCAGTTGGCGGCTATAGATACAGAAGATACAGAAGATACAGAAGATACAGAAGATACAGAAGATACAGAAGATACAGAAGATACAGAGCATAATATTTCTGCTTTGGTAGCAGAAAATGGAAATGGAAAGACAACAATCCTTGACATTATTTCTGAGTTATTAAATCTCTTTCTATTCGAAACGATCCTTGAAGCAAATTATGTTCCGAATATAAAACCTTCAGATATTAGGAATGATTCATTAGTTGCCAATGGCTCAATCAAGATTCTTGCTGAATATTACACTCATAACACTGATATATTAGAACTTTGCTCTAATATAATAGAACACATTTGTAGTATTGAATTTATAGTTGATATTTTGTCAGAGCATTCTAATCAAATAGCCTCTATCAAAGCAGAATTTGATAATACTTGGAGACTTCTTTTCACAATTAAAGATTTAATTTCATTTGAAGATTCAATTTCATTTGAAATTGAATCAACTGCTGATATTAGTAACAATCTTTCAAATATTCAATCTAAATATGTTAACATTTCATCAATTGAGATTTGCGAATATATTAACAGTAAGTGGGTTCCACTTTTTGATCTAATTGAACCGACTAATAAAAGAAATGAAATTGAATTAAAGTTTGAACTTAACAAAAACAATTTTAAGGTAACAGATGAATTTACGAAATTCACCTTCAACTATAACAATCAAAAGGCCACAAAAGAACAGCACTTACCCGAAGTATCAAAACTGAAAGATAATCTTGAAAGAAATATTGGTAGTTTGTGGGCTTATAATCTATCTCATAAATTTAAACCTCAAGATATTGTATTTATTTACCAAGGAGATATGCCAATTACAACTACCCATCAAGACCTTAGATGGAAAGAAGAGTTGAGTATAGCTGATGTATATTTAAACACCTTAAACAAAGATCGTTTTATACTCTCTGATTTCAATGATTGGCTATTTTCACTTTGGATTGACAATAAAAACATGTTCGAATCTATAAAGGAGATCATTATTGATTTTCTAAATGTAAATATTTTTAATAAATACACTTCTTTGTTTTTTGAAAAAAATTATTTAATGATTAAAAAGAGCACAACTACGTCTAAAGGAGGGGATTCAGAGATATCTTTTGAGATACACAAACTATCTACTGGCGAGCTGCACTACATAGGAATTATCGGGGAATTATTAATGAAATCATCACCGTTTATCAAAGTTAATTCTGAAAATATAAAAACGGATTTAGAAAAACTCTCAGGAGTTGTTCTTATTGATGAGATAGATATGCATCTACATCCGCAGTGGCAAACGCATATTTGCGAAAAGTTAGAAAGTTTTTTTCCAAAAATACACTTTATTTTATCAACACACAGCTTATATGTAATTAATAATATTCCCGCAAAAAATATCTACATATTAAACGATTTCACTAGCCAAAATGCCCCACGATCTTATGGGCAGCCTATTGAATTTATCTCTGATGAAATAATGAATACACGTACATCTGTTTTTAAGGAAGACTTCAATGACATATACCAACATATTTCTAATAGAAAAATTGATAAAGCCGAAAATCTTATTGCTGAAATTGAGAATAAAATTCGAAAGTACGAATCCGACTCTAATCTAACTAATTCTGAATTAATCAAACTAAAATCCATTATTGATAGAATCAAACTATTAGAAAAATGA
- a CDS encoding TIGR02646 family protein — translation MKNITKKEEPVEFKNWKENEETKCAIKRYTDNKDAQGLWDYFPSSPEKEDKKDLDINYYSRAELKEYIASEQGYICCYCNCEIKEDLSKYNIEHLIPKSTNINLTLSYENLALSCEKNETCNKKRGNICLPILPTDPNCELSFRYQLDGKVNPNYKENQEEYKPLEKMIEDTLNLNNTSLKLDRKQVIEGYIFDSGNTLSSEDLEKIKNKLSEKNKKDDKYKYKEFCSAIISCINQLI, via the coding sequence ATGAAAAACATTACAAAAAAAGAAGAACCAGTTGAATTTAAGAACTGGAAAGAAAACGAAGAAACCAAGTGCGCCATAAAAAGATATACCGATAACAAAGATGCCCAAGGCTTGTGGGATTATTTCCCGTCTTCACCTGAAAAGGAAGATAAAAAAGATTTAGATATTAATTATTATTCCAGAGCAGAACTTAAAGAGTATATAGCAAGTGAGCAAGGATATATTTGTTGCTATTGTAATTGCGAAATAAAAGAAGATTTATCCAAATATAACATTGAGCACCTTATTCCAAAATCAACAAACATTAACCTTACTCTTTCATATGAGAACCTTGCACTTTCGTGCGAGAAAAACGAAACTTGTAACAAAAAAAGGGGAAACATTTGTTTACCAATATTGCCAACCGATCCAAACTGTGAGCTATCTTTCCGTTATCAATTAGATGGGAAAGTAAATCCAAATTATAAAGAAAATCAAGAGGAATATAAGCCTCTTGAAAAAATGATCGAAGATACATTAAATCTAAATAATACATCGCTTAAATTAGATAGAAAACAAGTGATAGAAGGATATATTTTTGACAGTGGAAATACACTTTCAAGTGAAGATTTAGAAAAAATAAAAAACAAACTGTCTGAAAAGAACAAAAAAGACGACAAGTACAAATATAAAGAATTTTGTAGTGCAATTATTTCTTGTATCAATCAACTAATTTAA
- the cas10 gene encoding type III-B CRISPR-associated protein Cas10/Cmr2 codes for MPHLFTFTISPVQSFIEQSRKVKDLLSASRILTRLIEAGMKEFLSKTKDASECRIIYPAYEERFSNTDKSYPNIFKAILSGKVWSNEQLLDIGRAVEATVRESLRQIAINLLEEHTREGSAILEKQYDLIMSQSNPVEGSNATAQFFQQLKNFPECYWVFESYTDQEGYADADIKLNRSLAAIKNLKTFDQLHEEPGRKCSLTGTANALFFKKEGKLPSYAINEPIRLYSSQVEAGEGLSALGFLKRFYSSIPPTASTAEVALWDDICSISNEKFQDLLTDERFDHQMLYEENRNQIPDKLRPTFKKLLEESKTGFNTKYYAVIHFDGDQMGKWMSGEYLQDGADLSNFQNELSKHIAKMANDVRSMLNIETGFNRSEKFGGYTVYAGGDDFLGLVNLQSLFGFLEKIRISFHTLNTEIEHSPYIQLKEPKKITFSAGIVVAHYKTPLSEVLKQVRAAEKYSKINGRDAFTFKILKHSGEVHQSTFKWGVDDVNLKALKNITDALKQEKLTNTFIQQLTKDLQYLSGYSFKSIDDQQMEASINEIVHVEIPRLIKRSNPSKENNIANLIKHIQQLWETGEEETHKEKQVTNFIHALHTTDFLSRKL; via the coding sequence ATGCCGCACCTATTTACATTCACAATAAGCCCAGTTCAATCCTTCATTGAACAATCAAGGAAAGTAAAGGACTTACTTTCTGCAAGTAGGATTCTAACCCGACTTATTGAGGCGGGGATGAAAGAGTTTTTATCCAAAACCAAAGACGCTAGCGAATGTAGGATTATTTATCCTGCTTACGAAGAGAGATTCAGCAACACAGACAAGTCTTATCCCAACATCTTTAAAGCAATTTTATCAGGCAAAGTATGGTCTAATGAACAACTTCTCGATATAGGCCGTGCTGTAGAGGCTACCGTTAGGGAATCACTACGGCAAATTGCAATTAATTTACTTGAAGAACATACACGAGAAGGAAGCGCTATTTTAGAAAAGCAATATGATTTGATCATGAGCCAGTCTAATCCTGTAGAGGGCAGTAACGCAACGGCTCAGTTCTTTCAGCAACTTAAGAACTTCCCTGAGTGTTATTGGGTCTTTGAGTCCTATACTGATCAAGAGGGGTATGCAGACGCTGATATAAAACTGAACAGGTCTCTTGCCGCAATCAAGAACCTTAAAACTTTCGATCAGCTTCATGAAGAGCCAGGAAGAAAATGCAGCCTGACAGGAACAGCTAATGCCCTATTTTTTAAAAAAGAAGGCAAACTTCCTTCATATGCAATCAATGAGCCGATTAGATTATATAGTAGCCAAGTAGAAGCAGGAGAAGGATTGTCTGCTTTAGGTTTCCTGAAACGTTTTTATTCTTCTATTCCTCCAACAGCGTCAACAGCAGAGGTTGCCTTGTGGGATGATATTTGCAGCATATCAAATGAAAAATTCCAAGACTTACTCACCGATGAGCGTTTTGATCACCAAATGCTATACGAGGAGAATAGAAACCAAATTCCCGATAAGTTAAGACCAACATTTAAAAAGCTCTTAGAGGAGTCCAAGACTGGATTTAATACTAAATACTATGCCGTGATTCACTTTGATGGCGATCAGATGGGAAAATGGATGTCAGGCGAATATCTTCAAGATGGAGCAGACCTGTCAAATTTTCAAAATGAATTATCCAAACATATAGCAAAAATGGCAAATGACGTACGCTCGATGCTCAATATAGAAACTGGGTTTAATAGAAGTGAAAAGTTTGGTGGCTATACGGTATATGCAGGAGGTGACGATTTTCTGGGATTGGTTAATCTACAGAGTTTGTTTGGTTTTTTAGAAAAGATACGAATCTCTTTTCACACCTTAAATACAGAGATCGAACACAGCCCTTATATTCAACTAAAAGAGCCTAAAAAGATTACTTTTTCAGCAGGCATTGTCGTTGCTCACTACAAAACACCGCTTTCAGAAGTCCTAAAACAAGTTCGGGCAGCCGAAAAATATTCTAAAATAAATGGACGAGATGCTTTTACATTTAAAATCCTGAAACACTCTGGCGAAGTTCACCAATCCACATTTAAGTGGGGAGTTGATGATGTAAATCTTAAAGCCTTAAAAAACATAACGGATGCCTTAAAACAAGAGAAGCTAACCAATACTTTTATCCAACAATTAACCAAAGATCTTCAATATTTATCTGGTTACTCTTTTAAAAGCATTGATGATCAACAAATGGAAGCCTCTATAAATGAGATAGTCCATGTCGAAATTCCACGCTTAATTAAGCGATCCAATCCTTCAAAAGAAAACAACATAGCTAACCTCATAAAACATATTCAACAATTATGGGAAACAGGTGAAGAAGAAACACATAAAGAAAAACAAGTCACTAATTTTATTCATGCCTTACATACGACTGATTTTTTAAGCCGGAAGCTTTAA
- the cmr3 gene encoding type III-B CRISPR module-associated protein Cmr3 produces the protein MARITITALDTLFFRDGKPFSKGEETWADSTFPPPPSVLYGAISTWYIEQKKGSDAATPFDLLVEESKKIEIKHIFLEIEHKGVYVPLPLDLMLAEEKNKELTVTKMRPIAKPISHLDGLLFNNLPIESVLTPDEKLSSKPVTNGLIAIEDITNYQKIEKPDTLRLMPLIKSEPKLGISISKKLQSAADGNLYRVDLKRPLGVSIVLEVEFPDFPFPPSSEHIIKLGGEGRFANMSLDHNPEPISIKPPTIQSDGFFKLYLSTPAFFKDGWKPDLIPFGFSKETRLIAAAVGRPLHIGGFDMRYQKPKPMRRAVPAGSVYYFQTPSPEAITNIHGNTICSTKVDCNQGFGIAYVSAL, from the coding sequence ATGGCACGTATTACAATTACAGCACTTGATACCTTATTCTTTAGAGATGGGAAACCTTTTTCTAAAGGAGAAGAGACTTGGGCAGACAGCACATTTCCACCACCACCTTCGGTACTCTATGGTGCGATTAGCACATGGTATATTGAACAAAAGAAGGGATCGGATGCTGCAACACCGTTTGATCTTTTAGTCGAAGAAAGTAAAAAGATAGAAATAAAACATATCTTTTTAGAAATTGAACATAAAGGAGTTTATGTGCCCTTGCCTTTAGACTTGATGCTGGCGGAAGAAAAAAACAAAGAATTAACTGTAACAAAAATGCGACCAATAGCTAAACCAATCTCTCATTTAGATGGTTTACTTTTTAATAATTTGCCGATTGAATCAGTACTCACACCTGATGAAAAACTATCTTCAAAGCCAGTCACAAATGGTTTAATTGCCATCGAAGATATTACTAATTATCAAAAAATCGAAAAGCCTGACACGCTAAGGCTAATGCCCCTTATTAAGAGTGAGCCTAAATTAGGGATTTCTATTTCAAAAAAACTACAAAGTGCTGCTGACGGTAATCTCTATCGCGTTGACCTAAAACGCCCTCTGGGTGTTAGCATTGTTTTGGAAGTTGAATTTCCAGACTTCCCTTTTCCACCGTCTTCTGAACATATCATCAAATTAGGGGGCGAAGGACGCTTTGCAAACATGAGTTTAGACCATAACCCAGAGCCTATCTCTATCAAGCCTCCCACCATTCAAAGTGATGGCTTTTTTAAACTTTATCTCTCTACTCCAGCATTTTTCAAAGACGGTTGGAAGCCCGACCTCATACCTTTTGGTTTTTCTAAAGAAACCAGACTGATTGCTGCGGCTGTAGGACGACCTCTACATATTGGTGGATTTGATATGCGTTACCAAAAACCCAAACCCATGAGACGCGCCGTCCCTGCTGGAAGTGTGTATTATTTTCAAACACCTTCTCCAGAAGCCATTACCAACATACATGGAAATACGATATGCTCAACAAAAGTTGACTGTAATCAAGGCTTTGGCATTGCTTATGTTAGCGCACTTTAA
- the cmr4 gene encoding type III-B CRISPR module RAMP protein Cmr4, translated as MYRTANPMFLICESPTHVGSGSDVGIIDLPIQRERHTDYPKFEASSIKGSIREAFERKFPAPNQINDDLSSDLQSEWVKIHRVFGYDSNNKALERSLKKVKVQNAENNTGTLSFAGSLGFSDARILFFPVKSMKGVFAWVTCPSALSTFYKEAKMASISNLKELQSLKEVDVEPTNAITMPSTRLGIAEKIVLEEFTFSLQEEVGLEESFTWLANQLFSEEDPRRAKFARDVVILHDDDFKDFVNLSTEVITRTKINNQTGTVEKGGLFTIEYLPTETILYSLALTAPEFTETQNGLKEEDVFNFLTQLPDYFQIGADATLGKGIVRHKILRGGIS; from the coding sequence ATGTATAGAACAGCAAACCCGATGTTCCTCATCTGTGAAAGTCCCACACATGTGGGAAGCGGGTCAGATGTAGGCATTATTGACCTTCCTATTCAAAGAGAGCGTCACACCGACTACCCTAAATTTGAAGCAAGTAGTATTAAGGGCAGCATTCGTGAAGCCTTTGAGCGAAAATTTCCTGCACCAAATCAAATAAATGATGATCTTTCGAGTGACCTGCAAAGTGAGTGGGTCAAAATCCATCGTGTATTTGGATACGATAGCAACAACAAAGCCTTGGAGAGATCGCTAAAAAAGGTAAAAGTACAAAATGCTGAAAACAATACGGGAACGTTAAGTTTTGCCGGATCACTTGGCTTTAGCGATGCCAGAATTTTGTTTTTTCCGGTCAAGTCTATGAAAGGGGTATTTGCTTGGGTTACATGCCCATCCGCCTTAAGTACCTTTTATAAAGAAGCAAAAATGGCAAGCATATCCAACTTAAAGGAATTACAATCTCTCAAAGAAGTTGATGTAGAACCAACAAACGCCATTACCATGCCATCAACCCGGTTAGGCATTGCAGAAAAAATTGTACTTGAGGAATTTACCTTTAGTTTGCAAGAAGAGGTTGGTCTTGAAGAATCTTTTACATGGCTTGCCAATCAACTATTCTCCGAAGAGGATCCAAGACGTGCTAAATTTGCCCGTGATGTCGTCATTTTACATGATGATGACTTCAAAGACTTTGTCAACCTTTCAACAGAAGTGATTACCCGAACCAAAATCAACAATCAAACGGGAACTGTGGAGAAAGGGGGCTTATTTACCATTGAGTACCTTCCAACCGAAACGATTCTATATAGTTTAGCTCTTACAGCACCTGAATTTACGGAAACTCAAAACGGGCTTAAAGAAGAGGATGTCTTTAATTTCTTAACCCAATTACCAGACTATTTCCAAATTGGTGCTGATGCCACTTTGGGGAAAGGTATCGTTCGCCATAAAATCTTAAGAGGAGGTATATCATGA
- the cmr5 gene encoding type III-B CRISPR module-associated protein Cmr5 — translation MSSTIPTLERGRATAAYSAVYKIKDRGKVSKEYKSYAKKLPMMIKTNGLGPALTFAWSKGSNKTESAWGLLFSHIREWLTHSQNKHLVPQYQPGQEFIQYLIGLNSFEYRAIAIEVLAYLGWVKRFVDGLIEGEADDL, via the coding sequence ATGAGTTCAACCATTCCCACGCTTGAACGCGGACGCGCTACTGCGGCCTATAGCGCAGTTTACAAGATCAAAGATCGAGGTAAGGTCAGCAAAGAGTATAAGTCTTATGCGAAGAAGTTACCCATGATGATTAAAACCAATGGGCTTGGTCCTGCGCTTACGTTTGCTTGGTCAAAAGGCTCCAATAAAACCGAATCTGCTTGGGGATTGCTTTTCAGTCATATTCGAGAATGGTTAACCCATTCTCAAAACAAGCACTTAGTGCCTCAATATCAACCCGGGCAAGAATTTATTCAATACCTTATCGGCTTAAATAGCTTTGAATATAGGGCAATTGCTATTGAAGTTTTGGCTTATCTGGGTTGGGTCAAACGGTTTGTAGATGGTTTAATTGAAGGAGAAGCCGACGATTTATAA
- the cmr6 gene encoding type III-B CRISPR module RAMP protein Cmr6, protein MADAKKTHGNSDSAYVEQKKRYPDAFDPHQTKLPQDTRNALKNIASPDNFALKFSQAARFDEKHFSFYKKDKRSDKSYLIQANYGDTSFEALVKRSEQQAKVLFKANNVVVKTYKIDWRYIQGLGGASVYEVGMTLHPVYGFPYVPASVIKGIVRSWIITNAFSKNGLPSEKNALLDPTFCDIFGCPTESYYKEARKGNVTFFDALPLNAPEIEVDIMSPHYGGYYGDSTGKVPPADYLRVIPVPFLVITNTSFRFLMASHELSYIKEKKIQGQTLSGWFDDALRNHGIGAKTALGYGLMNPAPHAS, encoded by the coding sequence GTGGCGGATGCAAAGAAAACGCATGGAAATTCCGACAGTGCATATGTCGAACAGAAAAAGAGATACCCAGATGCTTTTGATCCTCATCAAACGAAACTACCTCAAGACACCCGCAATGCACTCAAAAACATTGCTTCGCCCGACAACTTTGCTCTTAAGTTTTCGCAAGCTGCACGTTTTGATGAGAAACATTTCTCCTTTTATAAAAAGGATAAAAGAAGCGACAAAAGTTACTTAATTCAAGCGAATTATGGTGATACATCTTTTGAAGCATTGGTTAAACGTTCTGAACAACAAGCAAAAGTCTTGTTCAAAGCCAACAATGTGGTTGTAAAGACCTATAAAATAGACTGGCGCTACATACAGGGACTTGGTGGAGCATCTGTATATGAAGTTGGAATGACCTTGCATCCTGTTTATGGATTCCCTTATGTGCCTGCAAGTGTCATAAAGGGGATTGTCAGGAGTTGGATTATTACGAATGCTTTTTCCAAAAACGGGCTTCCCTCGGAAAAAAATGCGCTTTTAGATCCTACTTTTTGTGATATTTTTGGATGTCCTACAGAATCTTATTATAAAGAGGCACGGAAGGGAAATGTCACGTTCTTCGATGCTCTCCCACTTAATGCCCCTGAAATTGAGGTGGACATTATGAGTCCACATTATGGGGGTTATTACGGCGATTCTACAGGCAAGGTACCTCCCGCAGATTACTTAAGAGTGATACCTGTACCGTTTTTGGTTATTACCAATACCTCTTTTCGGTTTTTGATGGCATCTCATGAATTGTCCTACATCAAAGAGAAAAAAATCCAAGGTCAAACGTTAAGTGGATGGTTTGACGATGCCTTGAGAAATCATGGTATTGGTGCTAAAACCGCACTCGGTTATGGGCTTATGAACCCTGCCCCCCATGCTTCTTAA